Sequence from the Ziziphus jujuba cultivar Dongzao chromosome 9, ASM3175591v1 genome:
gacatttaagaaaatattgtaCTATAGACATTATAATTATCTCTTCATCTGAACCTAGATTTTCATTCCATTTATATTGTATAATCTATCATAcaaagataataaatataaaagcaaattttttcttccccttgtttTTGATATATGTTCACAAacaatttttaatcttttatttatttattttgttttcaattccATTCCAACCACAAAAGGAAACCTATAGCTTCTGCCACATAAAGAAATCAATAACTTTTgcactttttctatttttttctgcaCTTTTTTTAGAAGagaataacatttttaaaaaacaaaatttgtttaaattcaaTTCTGGATAACTTTAAAGATTTTAAAGGAACAAAGGTTGTTATTTTGATttacgtttttgttttttatcagTTTTTGTATATCTAAATGAATTGATATAAAtcgaattaaatattataaaaaaaatattatactttCTAAtagtacaaaataaaaatatatgtttctcTTTTTGCTATTATTAAATGTTATACATCAAAATTTTTgtggtgcatttttttttttaacaaaaatattgcCTCCCCaatggaaatatatattatctatattttttgggtttttaccTTAGCTTGCCCCctctataaattaattttaatctcTTTTCTAGTCTCCAAATTATGTTaggatttttctattttttttatgtggaccctaattaatgaaaatttaaaatattgtattataGACTTTATAATTATCTCTTCATGTAAACCTagattttcattatatttatattgtataATCTATCATACAAGACAGTAAATATAAAATCGAAAATTTTCTTCTCCTTGTTTTTGACATATATTCACTTccaatttttaatcttttatttatttattttgttttcaattcgATTCCAACCACAAAAGGAAACCAATAACTTTTGCCACATAAAGAAATCAATaacttttgcatttttttcttttttttttctgtcctTTTTTTAAGAAGagaataacatttttttaaaagtaatagtATAGATCAATTCCAGGTAACTTTAAagattttaaaggaaaaaatattattattttgatttattttttttgtttccccgTTTTTGTAGGTCTTAATGAATTGATATTGATaaagttaaaatattataaaaaaaattatgtatactTTCTAAtagtacaaaataaaaatatatgtttttccttttgctattattaaatgttatatattaaaattttttgtggtgaatttttttttttttctactacaAAAGCATTGCGGCGCCGCCCCGCCCCTTCTCAGAGTCAATATTCTGGTTCAGCCGctgtgtttattattattaaaattatttttgagtttCTAAAATCTAAAACCTACAAGGGAAAGTAAATCCATAGCATGAGGGTCACAGATTACGGTCCACCGACATTTTTCCTTTGCCTAGATTAGGtgcttaaatttatttatttattattatttatttatttaagttttagcTTCATGTTCTTGCGTACTTCTGCCAAGCAAAGATGGCATAAAACATAAAATCGTAAATTAGTCAGATTTTTGAATTAACAAAATGTTTCAAAACTATTAATTATAAgctaatacaaaaattaaaattgattcatTTAATAAATCATTCATATTTACATTCAATATAACGGAATGAATATATTATTACGAatttttccccccaaaaaaaaaaaaaaacaaaaggttaaTACTAAAagtacagaaaaaaataataaataaataaagcaagaaTAATGAACTCTCATGGAATTGATTACAGAATTTTCAAATACCCATTGGGCGTAaagaattaaacaaataaatcaccATATATATCATTACAGAGAATTGGACTCGATCGCACAGCATACTTTTTGTATGCATAAATTCAAGGGCTAGCATCTATCAAAATTTATCCTCCTTTTCTATCTATGCAAACTAGTCCTGTTAACAGCATAAGTTCTGCTTCTAGAATAAAGAGGCAAACTAACCTCATCCTCCTCAAAATCACAAGGCTTGTCTTCATCAATCCTTCCAATCTTTCCCAACCCAACACTGTAACTTCTCATCCCCATTCCACCACCATAACCCATGCTAGAATATTGCCTTGCTACCGGTTTCCTTTGTATTTGATCCGAACATCCATTGTTCGATGTCACTGTTCTCAGAAGCCGCCTCAGTTCCTCATCGTCGGAAGCCATCGATGAATTTGCAGTACTGAAGCTCTTAGACAAGCAAACTGGAGCAGAAGGGCCACCCACAAACCCGCTACCATCACCAAGCCTACCCGCACAACTCTCAATGTTCTTCATGTAGAAGTTCTTGGCCTTGTTTAGAACCCTAATGGGTATAAGAATAGAGCGGATAAACTTCCTCTGCATGATGGTTTTGGTGATCCTCATGGTTTGTTGCTTCTGTATATTGGTCTGCTTGGATACTGGATAAGGTCTGAAAGAGCAGAATTTGAAGGTTTGGGAGATTTAtaagtttgttttgtttttctttctgagACTACGATTTGAAGCAAAGAGACCGAATTCAATGTGGTATATATATAAACGGTGTGGACGTGCGTGTTGTCTGAGGCTTTTGGTGGTGTTCATTTCTTGGAAATAGCAATTTATGAGCAGCAAGCAGCCTCAATAGACGGCAATAGGAAAGCAGACGTGTGGACTATTTCAAGCTTGAAAAAGGGTTTGTATATTGGTCAGACTTTAAATTGGTCAAACAATTGAATTAAATATGGAAAGCTATTGGAGAaggtcaaaattgaaaaaacccCGTGCTCAAAACAATGATGCGGAAAAGTCTTCAGTACTCCTGCCTTTCATGCATTGACATGTGGCTGACACATGGATGATTTGCACGTCAGATGGCTTCCTCAAAAGCACCCTTAACGCCGATATACACCGCCTTCTTTCGGTGCTGCGTTTGCTATTCCCACCTCCTCCATTGAAACAAAGAGACAAAAGATCTGAgtacaacataaataaatttgatgggcATTAAGAAATTTACGAGTAAGACACTGAAAATAAACTTCAGCAACTTTCGCATCAGCGATGACAGCATCATTACCGAGCACATTGATTGGGACACATTGTTTGCCTCTGCAaccatttatttttctcttaaagAGCAAAATTTTATGGATTAAGGAAAAATGGATTCCCATCATTCCCCGTCAACATAACACTAAACACATAAAATCTGGTGAAAGACCAGTAAAAAACAAATAGTGGGATTGTTTTTTAAGGCACCACAAAAAATGGGGAAGAAAAGTGCACTTCCGGATAAAATAAGGTTGAAAAGTACTGAAGTAAACAAGATCAAGGGCAATTGTCtgctgaatttttttaatttcttttatttagttttctgttttgtcctttcctttctttatcGAGGGATTCAATGGagatccataaaaataaaaaataaaaaataaaaaataaaaaggcttcAATGAaggattcacccaaaaaaataaaaataaaaaccatttaATCGAGGACGCGGAGTAGCAAACCAAAGACAAGAAACGGTGGTATTCAGAACAATAACGAATTGAacaatcatttattattattattattattatttttggataaattgggAAGGAAATTAATTCACCAGACTTTTAATTCTAAAAAGTTATCATCAGTGATACTATCAGTATCACTGAGTTGTCCTCAATAGTCAGTAGTTATTTTCTACCTCAAAGTATAACacataaattctacaaaaataattatcaaattttcaattataaattatttattacatcATAACACTTatattagacaaaaaaaaaaaaaacttaagtgAACTTATAAATAAGGGgtaaattaatatttcttttggGATGACTTTCATCCAAGTTGACGTGAATTTGAAATGTATTCTCAATTTTGCGGCTAAACCAAATTagctaataattaatatagatagctcacaaataaatatttctttggagcagtttaatttataattacaatTGATAGTAAtctttaggttttatttttccGTGCAAAAATCCTCCTTTCCCTGTTTTATAAAACGTATACATCTAACAGAAATTAAATAGGCATAACGGAAACTAAATAATGCCTACACAAGAAGGAATtattaaaactaataataattttataagcaTCATTTAATTTACCAAggtatctaataaaaatatattattattatttgattaatttatatttaataatatttatctatttaaaaatttaattatttatttttaaattatattaatatattaattaataactcCTAAGAGCTTGAATATGACGGCCAAGCTA
This genomic interval carries:
- the LOC125424321 gene encoding uncharacterized protein LOC125424321, which encodes MRITKTIMQRKFIRSILIPIRVLNKAKNFYMKNIESCAGRLGDGSGFVGGPSAPVCLSKSFSTANSSMASDDEELRRLLRTVTSNNGCSDQIQRKPVARQYSSMGYGGGMGMRSYSVGLGKIGRIDEDKPCDFEEDEVSLPLYSRSRTYAVNRTSLHR